In Paenacidovorax monticola, the genomic window GAGCGCGACCCGCCGATCCGCGAGCGCCGCGCCATCCCCACGGCCTGGATCGAGCTGGTCATTCGCGAGGGCCGCAACCGCCAGGTGCGCCGCATGACGGCGGCCGTGGGTCACCCCACGCTGCGGCTGGTGCGCGCGGCCATTGGCCCCTATTCGCTCGACGGGCTGCTGCCCGGCTCCTGGGCGGCACTGGCATAGGCCGAATCGGCCCGGGGCTTGGCAACGCCTCGGGGCACCACGCGCAAGTTATGCCCACCCGCTGTGGGCTGCCCTGTGGAGAACTCCGAGGACAACTCCGCAAACCCGCGCCAGCCCTGCGTTTGCACGCATTGCCCATTCATTGGGCAGAGGCCGCGATGGCGTAGCTTTTTTGCCCCCGGCTGGCCGTGCCGCGCGTATAGTGGGCGCCCGCCCGGCACCGGGCTTGTTGTTTTTCTGGGCCCGCTCCACTTGTCTGTCTCCGCCTTGCTCTGTCTCGTCGTCGCAATCGCCGATGGCGACACCCTCACCGCGCGCTGTGGCGCCCCCGGCGCCTACCGCCAGCTCAAAGTCCGCATCGCCGCCATCGACGCCCCGGAACGGCGCCAGGCCTTCGGAGAGCGTTCTCGCCAGCACCTGGCGTCGCTGTGCTTCCGCCAGCGCGCCAGCATCCAGCCGCTCAACAAGGACGCCTATGGCCGCACCGTGGCCCATGTACGCTGCCGCAACACCGACGTGAATGCGGCCCAGGTGCGCGCGGGCATGGCCTGGGTCTACACCTCCTACGCGCACGACTACCCCCAGCTCGCGCCACTGGAGCGCCAGGCCCGCGTCCAGGGCCGGGGACTGTGGTCGCAGCGCCACCCCCAGCCGCCCTGGGAGTACCGGCACCGCCACGTGCAAGGGCGATAGGGCAAGGGCGGCAGGGCCCGTCAACAGGTCCTATATCGGCAACCAGCGCCACCAGAACGGCGGCCGCTTCTGCGGCCCGGCGCTGCGCTCCAGCAGAGCCACGAACTCCGCGCGCCCATGGCGGCGGGCGGCCTGCAGCGGCGTGAGGTCGTCGAATTCAGAGCGCAGCCCCGGGTCCGCCCCGTGGGCCAGCAGGTAGCGGGCCACGTCATCGTGCCCCTGGACCAGGCTCGCCACCAGGGGCGTGCAGAGGATCTCGGGGTGCTGGTAGTTCGGATTCACCCCGGCCTCGATGTGGTAGCGCACCAGCGCCAGATCGCCAGCCACGGCGGCGGCATACATGTCTTTCCAGTCGCCAGCGGACACGGGCCTCTCCTTTCTGCACGGGCATGTCACCCCGTGCACTATGCCAGCCCCGGGGCGCGGCGGCCATCGGGGCAGCGCCGCAGCGCGCCGCCCTGGAACCCGGTAGCATCGAAGCCCGCGCAGCGTCCGCGCCGCGCACCATCGTTCCCTCATCCCACAGCCTTGGCTTCCCGCCCTTCACCGGGGGCGCTGTCTTCGTGTCCGCTTCCATCGCACCCACCGGCCGCTCCGGTTTCATTCCCTTCCTGGCCGCGCGCCTGGCCGCCGTGTTCGCCATGCAGATGCAGGCCGTGGTGGTGGCCTGGCAGGTGTACGACCTCACGCGCGACCCGCTGTCGCTGGCCTATGTGGGGCTGGCGCAGTTCGTACCCATGCTGTGCCTGCTCATGCCCGCAGGCGACCTGAGCGACCGCTACAGCCGCAAGCACATCCTGGCCGCAAGCTGGGTGGTCGAGGGCCTGTGCTCGGCCCTGCTGCTATGGCTGGCCGTGGCGGGCGTGCACGACGTGCGCTGGATCTATGCCGTGCTGGTGCTGTTCGGCTGCGGCCGTGCCTTCACGGGGCCCGCGCTGCAGAGCCTGCTGCCGCAGATCGTGCCGCGCGAAGAGCTGGCGCGCGCGCTGGCCGCCAACAGCATGCTCATGCGCACCGCGTCCATCGTGGGCCCCGTGCTGGGCGGTGCGCTGTACGCGCTGGGCGGCGGCACGCTGACCTACGCGGCATGCCTGGCGGGCTTCGCGCTCGGCGCCGTGCTGCTGCTGCGCGTGCCCGTGCGCTACGCCGCGCCGCGCCAGGCGCTCACGGGCACGATGTGGCGGCGCTTCGGCGACGGCATCGCCTTCATCCGTACGCGGCCCATCATCCTGGGCACGATCTCGCTGGACCTGTTCGCCGTGCTGCTGGGCGGCGTGGTGGCGCTGCTGCCCATCTACGCGCAGGAGGTGCTCCAGGTCGGCCCCGAGGGCCTGGGCCTGCTGCGCGGTGCCATGGCCGTGGGCGAGGTCGGCATGGGCGCCTGGCTCAGCGCACGGCCGTTCGACCGGCACGTGGGCAAAGTGATGTTCGGCGCGGTGGCGCTGTTCGGCCTGGCCAATCTCGTGTTCGCACTCTCCACCTGGTTCTGGCTGTCGTTCGCGGCCCTGGTGGTGGCGGGTGCCTCCGACATGGTGAGCGTGTACATCCGCTCGTCGCTCGTCCAGTTCTCCACGCCCGACACCATGCGCGGTCGCGTGAGCGCGGTGAACATGCTGTTCATCGGCTCGTCCAACGAGCTGGGCGAGTTTCGCGCGGGCAGCAGCGCGGCCTGGCTGGGCGCCGTTCCGGCCGCCGTGGTGGGCAGCCTGTGCACCCTGGCCGTGGTGGGCGGCTGGATGGCGCTGTTCAAGCCGCTGCGCACGGTGAACCGCTTCGAGGAGGCTGCTCCACCCTCGGCGGCCAGCGCGGGCTAGAACGAACTGCCGGGCTCGCGCAGAAAGGCCTCTTCCTCGGGCGTGGAGGGCCGCCCCAGCGCGGCGTTGCGGTGCGGATAGCGGCCGAAGCGCTCCACGATGGCCTGGTGCGCCTGGGCAAAGCGCAGGTTGTCGGGCCGCCCCAGCGCCGCGAACATTGCCATCGACTGCGCCTGCACCTTGCGCGACTCGCTGTGCATGTAGGGCAGATAGAGAAACGCGCGCTCGGTGGGCGTGAGCTGTCCGTCCAGCCCCTGGCGTACGGCCTCCTGCGCGAGCACCAGCGCCACGGCGTCCTGTGCGAAGGCCTGCGCCTGCCCCCGGAACAGATTGCGCGAGAACTGGTCGAGCACGATGATCTCGGCCAGGCGCCCCCTGGCCGTGGCGCGCCACTCCCAGCACTCGCCCAGCGCGGCAGCCTGGTGGCAGGAGAGGTAGCGCTCGCGGATCTTCGCGTCGAAAGCGTCGTCCTTGGCAAACCACTGTGCGGGCGTGCTCTCGGTGAACCAGAAGTGCAGGATGTCGTCGGCGTTCATGGCTTGGCGGTGTGGGGTGTGATGTGCTGCAATGCAGCCCCGCACTGTGCCAGACTCTGCAAAGGTCCGTGAGGATTCCGGCCTCTGCTGCATCACGTGCCAGGCCACCCAGGCCTGGCCGTTCACACCACGCGGCCTTGCGCGGTGCCTGAAGTCTTCTCGTAGTGGTCGCGCAGAATCACGCCCGCGTAATACACATGCTCGCGCATGAGCTGCTCGGCACGCGAGCAATCGCGGTCGAGGACGGCCTGGAGAATCCGGTGGTGGTCGTCGTGCGAGCGCACGATGATGCGGTGGTCATGCCACAGCATGATCCGGTCGGAGGAAAAGGCAAGCGCCTGCGCCTGGATCGCGAAACGCTCGGCCACTGAATTCTGCGCGCTCTGGATCAAGGTGTTGTGGAAGGTGACGTTCATCTGCCGGTACGGCTCCAGGTCCGACTCCAGCAGCGTGCCCTTCGCCAGGATCCGGTCACCCAGTTCCAGGCATTCCTGCAGCTGCTGCCGGGCATGCGCCTGCAACCCGATCATGGCCGCATGGCGGCAGACCAGCCCCTCGAGGACGGCACGCACCTCGTAGGTCGGCATGATTTCCTGGGCCGAGAACGTCCGCACCAGATAGCCGCGCTTGGGCTGGTGCTCGATCAGCCCCTCATTGGACAGCGTTGCCAACGCCGCCCGCACGGGCGTGCGGGATACCTGCAGGCGTTCTGCAAGGGGGATCTCCTCGATGCGGCGGCCCTGCTCAAGCTCCCCCGACAAGATCCAGTTGCGCAGCGTGTCCGTTACTTTTTGGGCCAGGGTATCCATCCATCAAGTATACATAAAAGACCAAAATATCTAGAAATCAGGGTAAACCCGTGCATTTTTGCTCTTTCATGTATACATAATGCGCACCTCTGAATTAACTATTGATGCAGGTCATGGTGCGTATCGCAGTGGTAACGGGTGGTGGTCAAGGGATCGGTGCAGAGGTCTGCGCCCAACTGGCGGCGAATGGACTCCAGGTGGTGGTGACCGATGTCAACGCCGACAAGGCACGGGACGTGGCCACGGCGCTCGGAGCACCGCACCATAGCCGCCACCTCGACGTGTGCGACGAAGCCCAGGTCAAACAGGTGTTTGCCGACGTGGAGCACAACGTCGGTCCGGTTTCGGTACTCGTGTGTGTTGCCGGGCTCCTGATCCATGACCATGGCGAGCGCATCCCCTTCCACGCAATGACGACCGACAACTGGGAGAAGACATTCGCCGTGAACGCACGCGGCGTGTTCTTCTGTGGCCGCGAGCTGCTGGCGCTGCGGCAGGACGGCAAAGCCCGGCACGGGCGCATCGTCACCTTCGGCTCCGTGGCGGCGCAGTTGGGCGGCTACCGCTCCAGCTCCAGCTACATCGCGGCCAAGGCCGCTGTGATGAGCCTGACCAAGGCCATGGCCCGCGAGTCGGCCCACCTGGGCTTCACCGTCAACTCGGTCGCCCCGGGCCTCATCGACACCGACATGCTGCGCTCCACGGTCCAGAGCAGCGGCGCCCTCTCGGCCGCGGCCGCCAACATCCCGCTGGGCCGCATCGGCACCGTGCAGGACGTGGCGGGCGCCGTGAAGTACCTCGTATCCGAAGAGGCCGGCTACATCACCGGCTCGGTGATCGATGTGAACGGCGGATACCGCATGCAGTGACCCCACCATTACTACGAAGGAGACAAACGATGCAGAACCAGCGAATCGCCAAGGCCGTGTGCGCCCTGATCATGGGCGCGAGTTCCGTGGCCTGGGCCCAGAGCGAGCCCGGCATTACCAAGGACACGATCAAGATCGGCATCTTCTCGCCGCTGTCCGGCGCCGCCATGGCCTATGGCTTCGACGTGATCAACGCCGCGAAGATGTGGTACGCCAAGGTGAACAAGGAAGGCGGCATCCACGGCCGCAAGATCGAGCTGGTGGTCGAAGACGACCGCTGCAACGCCAACGACCTGCTGGCCGCGGTGAAGAAGCTCACCGAGCAGGACAAGGTGTTCATGCTCAACGGCGGCTCCTGCTCCGCCGCCGTCGTGGGTGCACGCGAGTACATCGAGCGCTCGCAGATCCCCTACGTCACGCTGAACGCCTCCGCGGACGGCGCGCTGTACCCGCCCTCGAAGTACATCTACGGCGCCTTCTCGATCACGCAGCGCACGCTGGGCGGCTCGTCCGTGCAGTTCGCCCACGAACACCTCAAGGCCAAGAAGATCGCCTTCATCAACCACGACGACGCCTACGGCGGCTGGAACCTCGAAGGCGCGAAGGCGCAGCTGTCCGTGATGAACGGCGCCTCGCTGGAAGTGCAGTCGGTGAACCCCAACATCACCGACGTGACGGCCCCCATGATGAAGCTGCGCGCCGCCAATCCGGATGCCCTGGTCATCACCACCTATGCACGCCCCGCCAGCCTCATCATCAAGCGCGCGCATGAACTGGGCTTCAACAAGCCCATCATCATCACCGTCACGGCCACGGCCGACCTGAAGTCGCTGGTCGACAACGTGGGCAATCGCGATGCCTTCAAGAACGTCTACGTGCAGGATGTGCTGGCCGACTTCCCGGGCAGTCCCAAGCTCAAGTGGGTATACGACATGTACAAGGAGCACTACCCCGAACTGGCCGCCAAGCCCGGCCACCCCCAGAACTACATGCCCTATGGCCTGGCCCCCGCCATGACCGTGGTCAACGCGCTCAAGGCCGCGGGCCCCGAACCCACGCGCGAGAAGGTGCTGGCGGCCATGTCGACCATGAAGTTCGACTCTGGCGTGCTGGCTACCCCCGTGGAGTTCACGCCCACGGACCACGCCGCCCAGAAGGCCGCGATCTATCTGAAGTTTGATGGGCAGACACAGACCATGATCCCCGGCAACTTCAAGGCGGTCTGGACCTACAAGCCGTAAGCCTCCTGCTGCACCAGCACTTCCCTCGAGGGAAGTGCTGGGGTAGCACGTCATTCGTACCGGTGGACTATGAGTATTTCCGACATCTGGATGTTCCTGCAGCAGGGTGTGCTGTCAGGGCTGGTGACAGGCAGCGTCTATGCCCTGTTGGCCATTGCCATCGTGATTGTCTTCAAGACGACCGATGTGCCTAACTTCTCGCAAGGCGAGATCTTCATGTTCGGCGGCTATGTGGCCTTGTTCCTGCTCGCCGTATGGAACTGGGCGTACTGGCCCGCGGCGGTCACCGCCGTCGTGGTTACCGCCTTCGTTGCCGGCCTCTTCCAGCGCGTGGTCATGCAGAAAGTCGTCGACAGCAAGGGCGTCGGCGTGCAGATGGTCATTGCCACACTGGGCTTCGCCTATCTGCTCAAGGGCATCGTGCGCAAGACGGGCCTGGGCGACACGCCCCGTTCGCTGCCTTCCGTCGTGCCGCAGGACACCGTGCTGATTGGCCAGGCCGCGCTGACCACGCTCGATCTCGCGATCTTCGCCACCGCGCTGGTTGCCATGGCACTGCTCTGGTGGATGTTCACCAAGACACGGACCGGCAAGGCCATGCGCGCCGTGGGCATGAACCCGCGAGGTGCCCAGATCGTTGGCGTGAACCTGTCCAAGATCCGCATGCAGATCTGGTGCCTGACGGGCGTGCTGTCGGCCATCTCCGCCCTGCTGATCACGCCCAAGATCCTGATCACCCCCGACATCGGCCACATCGCCATCGTGGCCTACGCGGCAGCCATCGTGGGAGGCTTCACCAGCCTGCCCGGCGCCGTGCTCGGCGGCTTCATCATCGGCATCCTCGAAAACCTGGTGGGCCTCTTCATCTCCTCCAATGCCATCGTCGTGACCCCCTTCCTCGCCATCATGGTGGTCCTGCTGTTCCGGCCGCAAGGTCTTCTGGGTGGCAAGCCACAGACGAAGAAGGTGTAGGAGCGCAGCCATGTTGAACACAAGAAAGCTGGATTTCGGCCTGCTGGCCATCTTGCTCGCGGCACTGCTCGTGCTGCCTTTCACGGCCAGCGGCTATGTGCTGTACCTGGCCAACTTGCTGATGGTCTTCGTCGTACTGGCGCTGGGCATGCATCTGGTGATCGGCGAGACGGGCCAGTTCGCGCTCTCGCACGCCGCCTTCTTCGGCATCGGCATCTACACGGCCGGACTCATCAACAACACCTGGGCTCCGCCCTTCCCCGTCTCCATCGTGGCTGCAGCCTGCCTGGCCGGCTTCGTGGGCTACTTCATCGGTCTCCTGGCGCTGCGCGTGCGCGACATCTACCTGGCGTTGTGCACCTTTGCGTTCGGCGAGGCCATGCAATGGCTTTTCCTGAGCTGGACAGCCGTGACCAATGGCTCCAACGGCATGCAGATGAAGCCGGCCACCCTGTTCGGCATCACGCTGATGTCGGACAAGGACGCTTACCCCTTCGTGGTGGTGATCGCCGCCGTCCTGCTGGCACTCACCGTGGCACTGTCGCGTTCGCGCCTGGGCCATGCCTTTCGCGCCACGCGTGAAAGCGATGTGGCGGCCGTGGCCATGGGCATCAACACCAGGGCCATCAAGGTCTCGGCCTTCGTGCTGTCCGCGGTCTTCGCGGGCGTGGCGGGCGGCATGTACACGCTGTTCGTGTCCTTCATCCACCCTGAAAGCCTGGGCTTTCAGACCACCATCCTGGTGCTGACCATGGTCGTCGTCGGCGGCATGGGATCGGTGCGCGGAGCGATCGTGGGCGCCATCATTTTCGGGCTGCTGTCCGAGCTGATGCGCCAGGTGCCTTCGTACCAGGAAATCATCTACGGCTTGGTTCTGATGGGCTTCATGATGTTCCTGCCCAAGGGTTTGGCCTCGTTGTTCAACGCCAGACGCTAAGTGAGGGAATCGCCATGACAGACAAGAACGTGATGCTGGACGTGCACAACATCAGCGTGGAGTTTGGCGGACTCAAGGCCGTCAGCGACTTCTCCATGCAGGTGCGCCAAGGCTCCATCCACGCCCTCATCGGCCCCAACGGAGCGGGCAAGTCCACGGTGTTCAACTGCATCTCGCGCTTCTACACGCCCAACCAGGGCAGCGTGAAGTTCCTCGGCGAGGAGTTGCTGGCGCTGAACGCTTCCGAGATGGCCTCGCGTGGCATTGCGCGCAGCTTCCAGAATCTCGAGCTGTTCGCCGAGCTCTCCGCGCTCGACAACGTGCTGCTGGGCACCCACGCACAGCACCAGGGTACCGCCATCGGCCCGCTGGCGCGCCTCAAGCGCCTGCTGTCGCCCCCCGACAAGGCGGCCACGGCGTTCGCCGAGAGCCTGCTTGAGCGCGTGGGCCTGGCCGACCAGCGCCACGTGCTCGCCAAGGACATGAACTTCGGCCACCAGAAACTGCTCGAGCTGGCGCGCGCCATGGCCATCCGGCCCAGGCTGCTGCTGCTCGACGAGCCTGCGGCCGGCCTGCGCAACCGCGAGATCGAGAGCCTGGACCGCATCCTCAAGGAAATGGTCAGCCGCGATGGCATGACCGTGCTGCTCGTGGAGCATGTGATGCAGCTCGTGATGTCGATTTCCGATGACATCACCGTGCTGGCATTCGGCAAGAAGATCGCAGAAGGCGCCCCCAAGGACATCGCCACCAATCCGCTCGTCATCGAGGCCTACCTGGGCACCGATGCCGTCGCGCAGGCCAAGGGAGCACAGTGAACATGCAGGAAACCATTCTGGCGTTGAACGCCGTCAGTGCCGCCTACGGCTCGATCCAGGCGCTGTCGAACATCTCGCTCAAGGTGCCCAAGGGCGCCATCGTGGCATTGCTGGGCAGCAACGGAGCAGGCAAGACAACGACGCTCAACGTGATCTCGCGCCTCGTCAGGCAGACCTCGGGCACCATCACCTACCAAGGCACCGACACGGCACGGCTGAGCTCCGACGAGCTGGTACGCACGGGGCTCGTGCAGGTCCCCGAGGGCCGACAGGTATTTCGCGACATGACGGTGCTTGAGAACCTTGAGCTCGGCGCCTACCTGCGCCGCGACCGCTCCCACATCGGCCGTGATCTGGAGCGTGTCTTCCACATCTTTCCGCGCCTGCAGGAGCGAAACCGCCAGCTTGCGTCCACCCTGTCGGGCGGCGAGCAGCAGATGCTCGCGATCGGCCGCGCCATCATGTCGCAGCCCTCGGTGATGCTGTTCGACGAGCCCTCCATGGGTCTGTCCCCGCTGCTGGTGCAGCACATGTTCAGGGTGATCCAGGAACTCAACCGCGACCACGGCATGACCATCCTCCTGGTCGAACAGAACGTGAAGCTGGCGCTGGGCATTTCGTCGTACGCCTACATCCTGGAGAACGGCGAAATCTCCCTCGAAGGCCCGGCATCCGACCTTGCGGAAGACGAAGCCGTGCGCAAGGCCTACCTGGGCATCTGACTCCCTCCAAGGGCGCGCAGAAACGCGCGCCCCTGACATTCCCGAAGGCATTTTTCCTATGAACACGCCCCAGACACGGTATGCGCTGGTCACCGGCGGCGCCAGCGGCATGGGCCTGGCCATCGTGGAGCGGCTGGCCCAGGACGGCCAGCACGTCTTCCTCGTCGACCGCGATGCCGCAGCCGCCGAGCGCGAAACCCAGCGCCTTCGTGCCCAGGGCCTTGCCGTGGAAGCCCGTGTGCTGGACCTGATGGACGAAGCGGCCACGCGCCAGCTGATCCAGGCCCTGCCCCCGCTGCACGTTCTCGTGAACAACGCCGGCATTTTCGACGAACGCAAGTTCTTCGACGTGACTTCGGCCGATTTCCAGCGCATGTACGCCGTCAACCTGCTGGCCGTGGCCACGCTCACGCAGGAGTGCACCCGCAAGATGGCGCCTGGGGGGCGCGTGGTGAACATCGCGTCGCGGGCTTACCTGGGCGCAAGGAACCATCCTCACTACGTGGCCTCGAAAGCCGCGCTGGTGGGTTACACCCGGGCCTGCGCCATGGAACTGGCGGGACAGGAGATCCTGGTCAACGCCATCGCTCCCGGCCTGATCGACACACCACTCCTGCAGGCACTGACGCCCGAGCGGCGTGCGGCGCAGCTCGCGCTCCAGCCGTCCGGACGCGCCGGCACACCCCAAGAGATTGCCGAGGCTGCCGCCTTCCTGGCATCGCCGCGGATGGGCTTCATCACCGGCCAAGTGCTGTTCGTGGACGGGGGCAAGTCCCTCGGCGGCAGCAACGCATGAACGCGAGGATCACACCATGGATACCCCCACACACCCCTCCCCTCCCCCCCGGAAGTCGACGTGATCGTGGTCGGCAGCGGCGCGGCCGCCATGTCGGCCGCCATCACGGCACACCTCGAAGGCCTGTCCGTGCTGATGCTGGAAAAGACAGCACATATCGGCGGCTCCACCGCCATCTCGGGCGGCGCAATCTGGATTCCGTTCAACGACCAGACAGAGAAAGTGGGCCACCCCGACAGCGAGGCCAAGGTCTGGGAGTACCTGCACAACGTGCTCGGCGAGATCCCGAACCGCTCTCAGATGCAGGCCTACCTGGACCGTGGCGCCCAGGCACTGCGCTATCTGGAGCAACACGATGCCCTCCGGCTCCTCGGCCGCGTCTACTCGCCCGACTACTACCCCGACCGCAGCGGTGCTTCCATGGGGGGGCGCGCGCTCGACCCGGCCGAATTCGACGCCCGCGAGCTGGGAGGCAAGTTCCGTGAACTGCGCAACCCATTGCCCGAGTTCACGGTGCTCGGCGGCATGATGATCACGCTCACCGACGCCAGGCACCTGCTGCGCGTCACCAGATCCTTCGCGTCGTGGAAGCACGGCATGAAGCTGGTGCTGCGCTACTTCAAGGACCGCCTGCAGGGCTACCACCGCGGCACGCGCACGCTCCTGGGCAACGCCCTGGCGGCGCGCCTGTTTGCGCGCATGGTGTCGCTCGGCATCCCCTACCGCCTCCATGCGGAAGTGACTGCACTGCTGCGCGCAGACCCGCAGGCGCCCGAACGGGTGACGGGCGTGGAAGTGCAGACACCGGCGGGCACCGAGCAGCTCTCGGCCCGCAAGGGCGTGCTGCTGGCCACGGGCGGCTTTCCCTGGGACGCCGAGATGCGGCAGGCGCACTACCCCTCCCCCACAGGGCCTTATTCGATGTCGCCCACGGGAAACACGGGCGACGGCATCCGCATGGGCCGCGAGGTCGGCGGCGTGCTCGGTACCGGCAACAGCAGCCCGGCCTTCTGGGCCCCCGTGTCGGTGCTGCAGCGCGCCGACGGCACGGCGTTGCGCTACCCCCACCTGGTGTGGGACCGCGCCAAGCCGGGGCTGATCGCCGTCAATTCGGCCGGCAAGCGTTTCGTGAACGAATCCACCTCGTACCACGAGTTCGTGATCGGCATGTACCGCTCACACGAGCAGGTTGCCACCATCCCTGCGTATCTGCTCTGCGACAGCGATTTCATCGAGACCTGGGGCCTGGGCCTGGCATTGCCGGGCGGCCGCCCCCGCCAGCACCTGGAGCACGCCGGCTACCTGGTCAAGGCGCCAACCCTCGACGCGCTCGCCGGCCAGCTCGGCATGGACGGCAATGTGCTCAAAGAAACCGTCGCACGGTACAACCTGCATGCGGCCCAGGGGCAAGACCCCGAATTCGGCAAGGGCAGCACGGCTTACAACCAGTATCTGGGCGACCCGGACCACCAGCCCAACGCATGCCTTGCACCGCTGCAGAAAGGGCCGTTCTATGCCGTCAGGGTCTACCCCGGCGACATTGGCACGGCGCTGGGCCTGCAGGCTGATGCGCATGCCCGCGCGCTCAACGCGCAGGGCACGCCCATTCCTGGCCTGTACGTGGCCGGCAATGACCAGAACTCCGTCATGGGCGGCGCCTACCCAGGCCCCGGCATCACACTCGGCCCGGCGCTGACGTTTGGCTGGATTGCCGCCATGCACATGGCCCACCCCGAAGCGGCGCACTGAAGCGCCACGCCCCACCACCGAACCGGAGATCCGCATGAAAATCTACTTTTCCCCCGCCTCACCCTACGTGCGCAAATGCCTCGTGGTCGCCCATGAGCTGGGCCTGGCCGGGCAGATCGAGAAGCTGCCCAGCAACGCCCACCCGGTCAACCGCGACCGCACCATCATCGCTGACAACCCCCTGGGACAAGTGCCCACC contains:
- a CDS encoding thermonuclease family protein — translated: MLCLVVAIADGDTLTARCGAPGAYRQLKVRIAAIDAPERRQAFGERSRQHLASLCFRQRASIQPLNKDAYGRTVAHVRCRNTDVNAAQVRAGMAWVYTSYAHDYPQLAPLERQARVQGRGLWSQRHPQPPWEYRHRHVQGR
- a CDS encoding ankyrin repeat domain-containing protein, whose amino-acid sequence is MSAGDWKDMYAAAVAGDLALVRYHIEAGVNPNYQHPEILCTPLVASLVQGHDDVARYLLAHGADPGLRSEFDDLTPLQAARRHGRAEFVALLERSAGPQKRPPFWWRWLPI
- a CDS encoding MFS transporter; amino-acid sequence: MSASIAPTGRSGFIPFLAARLAAVFAMQMQAVVVAWQVYDLTRDPLSLAYVGLAQFVPMLCLLMPAGDLSDRYSRKHILAASWVVEGLCSALLLWLAVAGVHDVRWIYAVLVLFGCGRAFTGPALQSLLPQIVPREELARALAANSMLMRTASIVGPVLGGALYALGGGTLTYAACLAGFALGAVLLLRVPVRYAAPRQALTGTMWRRFGDGIAFIRTRPIILGTISLDLFAVLLGGVVALLPIYAQEVLQVGPEGLGLLRGAMAVGEVGMGAWLSARPFDRHVGKVMFGAVALFGLANLVFALSTWFWLSFAALVVAGASDMVSVYIRSSLVQFSTPDTMRGRVSAVNMLFIGSSNELGEFRAGSSAAWLGAVPAAVVGSLCTLAVVGGWMALFKPLRTVNRFEEAAPPSAASAG
- a CDS encoding DUF924 family protein — translated: MNADDILHFWFTESTPAQWFAKDDAFDAKIRERYLSCHQAAALGECWEWRATARGRLAEIIVLDQFSRNLFRGQAQAFAQDAVALVLAQEAVRQGLDGQLTPTERAFLYLPYMHSESRKVQAQSMAMFAALGRPDNLRFAQAHQAIVERFGRYPHRNAALGRPSTPEEEAFLREPGSSF
- a CDS encoding GntR family transcriptional regulator; this encodes MDTLAQKVTDTLRNWILSGELEQGRRIEEIPLAERLQVSRTPVRAALATLSNEGLIEHQPKRGYLVRTFSAQEIMPTYEVRAVLEGLVCRHAAMIGLQAHARQQLQECLELGDRILAKGTLLESDLEPYRQMNVTFHNTLIQSAQNSVAERFAIQAQALAFSSDRIMLWHDHRIIVRSHDDHHRILQAVLDRDCSRAEQLMREHVYYAGVILRDHYEKTSGTAQGRVV
- a CDS encoding SDR family NAD(P)-dependent oxidoreductase is translated as MVRIAVVTGGGQGIGAEVCAQLAANGLQVVVTDVNADKARDVATALGAPHHSRHLDVCDEAQVKQVFADVEHNVGPVSVLVCVAGLLIHDHGERIPFHAMTTDNWEKTFAVNARGVFFCGRELLALRQDGKARHGRIVTFGSVAAQLGGYRSSSSYIAAKAAVMSLTKAMARESAHLGFTVNSVAPGLIDTDMLRSTVQSSGALSAAAANIPLGRIGTVQDVAGAVKYLVSEEAGYITGSVIDVNGGYRMQ
- a CDS encoding ABC transporter substrate-binding protein yields the protein MQNQRIAKAVCALIMGASSVAWAQSEPGITKDTIKIGIFSPLSGAAMAYGFDVINAAKMWYAKVNKEGGIHGRKIELVVEDDRCNANDLLAAVKKLTEQDKVFMLNGGSCSAAVVGAREYIERSQIPYVTLNASADGALYPPSKYIYGAFSITQRTLGGSSVQFAHEHLKAKKIAFINHDDAYGGWNLEGAKAQLSVMNGASLEVQSVNPNITDVTAPMMKLRAANPDALVITTYARPASLIIKRAHELGFNKPIIITVTATADLKSLVDNVGNRDAFKNVYVQDVLADFPGSPKLKWVYDMYKEHYPELAAKPGHPQNYMPYGLAPAMTVVNALKAAGPEPTREKVLAAMSTMKFDSGVLATPVEFTPTDHAAQKAAIYLKFDGQTQTMIPGNFKAVWTYKP
- a CDS encoding branched-chain amino acid ABC transporter permease; its protein translation is MSISDIWMFLQQGVLSGLVTGSVYALLAIAIVIVFKTTDVPNFSQGEIFMFGGYVALFLLAVWNWAYWPAAVTAVVVTAFVAGLFQRVVMQKVVDSKGVGVQMVIATLGFAYLLKGIVRKTGLGDTPRSLPSVVPQDTVLIGQAALTTLDLAIFATALVAMALLWWMFTKTRTGKAMRAVGMNPRGAQIVGVNLSKIRMQIWCLTGVLSAISALLITPKILITPDIGHIAIVAYAAAIVGGFTSLPGAVLGGFIIGILENLVGLFISSNAIVVTPFLAIMVVLLFRPQGLLGGKPQTKKV
- a CDS encoding branched-chain amino acid ABC transporter permease, whose amino-acid sequence is MLNTRKLDFGLLAILLAALLVLPFTASGYVLYLANLLMVFVVLALGMHLVIGETGQFALSHAAFFGIGIYTAGLINNTWAPPFPVSIVAAACLAGFVGYFIGLLALRVRDIYLALCTFAFGEAMQWLFLSWTAVTNGSNGMQMKPATLFGITLMSDKDAYPFVVVIAAVLLALTVALSRSRLGHAFRATRESDVAAVAMGINTRAIKVSAFVLSAVFAGVAGGMYTLFVSFIHPESLGFQTTILVLTMVVVGGMGSVRGAIVGAIIFGLLSELMRQVPSYQEIIYGLVLMGFMMFLPKGLASLFNARR
- a CDS encoding ABC transporter ATP-binding protein, which produces MTDKNVMLDVHNISVEFGGLKAVSDFSMQVRQGSIHALIGPNGAGKSTVFNCISRFYTPNQGSVKFLGEELLALNASEMASRGIARSFQNLELFAELSALDNVLLGTHAQHQGTAIGPLARLKRLLSPPDKAATAFAESLLERVGLADQRHVLAKDMNFGHQKLLELARAMAIRPRLLLLDEPAAGLRNREIESLDRILKEMVSRDGMTVLLVEHVMQLVMSISDDITVLAFGKKIAEGAPKDIATNPLVIEAYLGTDAVAQAKGAQ
- a CDS encoding ABC transporter ATP-binding protein — its product is MQETILALNAVSAAYGSIQALSNISLKVPKGAIVALLGSNGAGKTTTLNVISRLVRQTSGTITYQGTDTARLSSDELVRTGLVQVPEGRQVFRDMTVLENLELGAYLRRDRSHIGRDLERVFHIFPRLQERNRQLASTLSGGEQQMLAIGRAIMSQPSVMLFDEPSMGLSPLLVQHMFRVIQELNRDHGMTILLVEQNVKLALGISSYAYILENGEISLEGPASDLAEDEAVRKAYLGI